Proteins encoded together in one Solanum lycopersicum chromosome 7, SLM_r2.1 window:
- the LOC101252601 gene encoding protein REDUCED CHLOROPLAST COVERAGE 2 isoform X1, with translation MAPKTGKAKPHKAKGEKKKKEEKVLPNVIEITVETPNDSQVMLKGISTDKILDVRKLLAVNVETCHVTNYSLSHEVRGTRLKDSVEIVSLKPCHLSLVEEDYTEEQSVAHIRRLLDIVACTTSFAGSSSSTKTTGRTGTEPGSENALSEPKSGKTKPQEPKKAGAKPSKPDGVAAVCDGVDAGEAAEKGDPAMMCPPPRLGQFYDFFSFAHLTPPIQYIRRSSRPFLEDKTEDDFFQIDVRICSGKPTTIVASRTGFYPAGKRALSSHSLVGLLQQLSRVFDAAYKVLMKGFTEHNKFGNLPYGFRANTWVVPPFVADYPATFPPLPMEDEHWGGNGGGQGRDGKHDHRPWAKEFAILAAMPCKTAEERQIRDRKAFLLHSLFVDVSVLKAVASIKHLVDNSSSSTIPYEEKIGDLLISVSKDIPDASKKLDNKNDGIQVLGMSPEDLAKRNLLKGITADESATVHDTSTLGVVVVRHCGYTAIVKVAAEVNWGTNPIPLDIEIDDQAEGGANALNVNSLRMLLHKSSTPQPSSQVHKLQGTDVEDVLATKSLVRQVLDDSLQKLQEEDSKQVKSIRWELGACWVQHLQNQASGKVESKKTDEAKVEPAVKGLGKHGGLLKEIKKKSDDKSSKASSGNEVSSGDANNKELEKLDEEMEILWKKVLPEAAYLRLKESETVLHLKSPDELISMAHKYYADTALPKLVADFGSLELSPVDGRTLTDFMHTRGLQMCSLGRVVELADKLPHVQSLCIHEMVVRAYKHILQAVVAAVDNIANVAASIASCLNVLLGTPSAENGDSDDDLKWKWIETFLLKRFGWQWKDESREDLRKFAILRGLCHKVGLELVPKDYDIDSPFPFKKSDIISMVPVYKHVACSSADGRTLLESSKTSLDKGKLEDAVTFGTKALSKLVSVCGPYHRMTAGAYSLLAVVLYHTGDFNQATIYQQKALDINERELGLDHPDTMKSYGDLAVFYYRLQHTELALKYVNRALYLLHLTCGPSHPNTAATYINVAMMEEGLGNVHVALRYLHEALKCNQRLLGADHIQTAASYHAIAIALSLMEAYSLSVQHEQTTLQILQAKLGPDDLRTQNFLQDAAAWLEYFESKALEQQEAARNGTPKPDASISSKGHLSVSDLLDYIAPDAEMKAREAQKKQARAKVKGKAGQNGGIATDEFEKDELLSPTSPVVENSSDKENKSELENKSELKIAEPTPKESEHILIEQTLLEKNDDVILEDTSEEGWQEALPKGRSTMGRKISSSRRPNLAKLNTNFTNASHLPRARGKTTNFPSPRLTPNESAASSGLSPASKKFVKSASFSPKLNSAASPSGGTERSSKPKSAPLTPAQAEQVVKTNSIVSSISVQAAGKLFSYKEVALAPPGTIVKAVAEQLPKDSNSEQNKETVATDSTLPTTARTNDGEKAQKVGEEKQHDDSGEKTNQAVNDAQQSKEKAPVSSESSEGTKADTSGEKDGVVTASTNSSVPGIQNNGSSDSNATSKVNILESKAATDLVTEKDACLTNEGAAVKEKNDDEPGDLGSVTLPTGVDKDITSNASTVPTESDQQSDSETVKEASKKLSAAAPPFNPSPIPVFGTIPAPGFKEHGGILPPPVNIPPLLPLSPVRRSPHQSATARVPYGPRLSGGYGRSGNRVPRNKPAFLNAEPNGDASHFAIPRIMNPHAAEFVPGQPWVPNGFPVAPNGYMASPNGMPVSPNGYPISPNSIPVSPDGSPASLNSTPVTEDGISISPIEAGESPLAVTVEEAAENHDKAVVGGTEVETSSSLVTDETESQQIMQDQEDVEKLHDIPNDDEKSPCENGEMSVDTPALSDEITASKETCNTVVLEEKGTKRWGDYSDGENEVVEVAS, from the exons TTCTGCCAAATGTTATAGAGATAACGGTAGAAACACCCAACGACTCACAAGTGATGCTTAAG GGGATATCAACGGACAAGATTTTAGATGTGAGAAAGCTCTTAGCCGTCAATGTAGAGACATGTCACGTGACCAATTACTCCTTGTCACATGAg GTGAGAGGAACAAGGCTAAAAGATTCGGTGGAAATTGTGTCGCTAAAACCGTGCCACCTCAGCTTAGTCGAAG AGGATTATACAGAAGAACAGTCAGTGGCGCATATCAGAAGACTTCTCGACATAGTTGCATGCACCACTTCTTTCGCCGGTTCATCTTCTTCAACCAAAACCACCGGTCGAACCGGTACTGAACCCGGTTCAGAAAATGCACTCTCCGAACCTAAATCAGGCAAGACCAAACCTCAGGAACCGAAGAAGGCCGGCGCTAAACCGTCAAAGCCAGATGGCGTCGCCGCCGTATGTGACGGCGTCGATGCCGGTGAAGCGGCGGAGAAAGGTGACCCCGCGATGATGTGTCCTCCGCCGCGACTAGGACAGTTCTATGATTTCTTCTCGTTTGCTCATCTCACTCCTCCGATCCaat ATATTAGGAGATCAAGTCGACCATTCCTTGAGGATAAAACAGAAGATGATTTTTTCCAAATAGAT GTCCGAATCTGCAGTGGCAAGCCAACAACAATTGTTGCTTCTAGGACAGGTTTCTATCCTGCTGGAAAACGCGCTCTTTCAAGTCACTCTTTGGTTGGATTGTTGCAACAATTAAGTCGAGTTTTTGATGCT GCATACAAGGTTCTCATGAAAGGATTCACTGAGCATAATAAG TTTGGGAATCTTCCTTATGGTTTTCGAGCAAACACATGGGTTGTCCCTCCTTTTGTTGCTGACTATCCAGCTACTTTTCCACCACTTCCCATGGAAGATGAGCATTGGGGAGGAAACGGAGGTGGACAGGGAAGAGATGGTAAGCATGATCATAGGCCGTGGGCGAAGGAATTTGCTATCCTGGCTGCAATGCCTTGTAAAACAGCGGAAGAAAGGCAAATTAGAGATAGGAAAGCGTTTCTACTGCACAGTCTATTTGTCGATGTATCAGTTCTCAAAGCAGTTGCTTCCATAAAGCATCTAGTGGACAACAGCTCTAGTTCTACAATTCCATACGAGGAAAAAATTGGTGATCTTCTTATCTCTGTGTCAAAAGACATTCCCGATGCGAGCAAGAAATTGGACAACAAAAACGATGGCATTCAGGTGCTAGGCATGTCGCCTGAGGATCTTGCAAAGAGAAACTTACTAAAAGGCATAACTGCAGATGAGAGTGCAACTGTTCAT GATACTTCTACCTTGGGTGTAGTGGTGGTTAGACATTGTGGCTACACAGCTATCGTAAAAGTTGCAGCTGAGGTGAACTGGGGGACAAATCCCATTCCTCTGGATATTGAAATAGATGATCAGGCAGAGGGAGGTGCAAATGCGTTGAACGTTAACAG CTTGAGAATGCTATTGCACAAGTCATCAACTCCTCAGCCATCTAGCCAAGTACATAAATTACAAGGCACAGATGTCGAAGACGTTCTAGCTACTAAGTCTTTAGTAAGACAAGTGCTCGACGATAGCTTGCAGAAGTTACAGGAAGAAGACAGTAAACAAGTGAAATCTATTAGATGGGAGCTGGGTGCATGTTGGGTGCAACATCTGCAAAATCAAGCCTCCGGGAAAGTTGAGTCTAAGAAAACTGATGAAGCTAAAGTAGAGCCAGCGGTAAAGGGTCTTGGAAAGCATGGTGGTCTGCTGAAGGAAATTAAGAAGAAGTCAGATGACAAGAGCAGCAAAGCCAGTTCAGGGAACGAAGTTTCTTCAGGTGATGCTAACAATAAAGAGCTAGAGAAGCTAGACGAGGAAATGGAAATTCTTTGGAAAAAGGTGCTACCTGAAGCAGCATATTTGCGCCTAAAGGAATCAGAAACTGTTCTTCACCTTAAG TCACCCGACGAGTTGATCAGTATGGCACATAAATACTACGCTGATACTGCCCTTCCAAAACTG GTTGCTGATTTTGGGTCACTGGAGCTTTCACCCGTCGATGGAAGGACACTGACAGATTTCATGCACACCAGGGGTTTGCAAATGTGCTCCTTGGGGCGCGTG GTGGAACTTGCAGACAAACTTCCTCACGTTCAATCTCTTTGTATTCACGAGATGGTTGTTCGAGCTTACAAACACATACTGCAGGCTGTTGTGGCAGCAGTTGATAATATTGCTAATGTGGCTGCATCAATAGCTTCTTGTTTAAATGTATTGCTCGGGACTCCGTCTGCAGAAAATGGTGATTCAGATGATGACTTGAAATGGAAGTGGATAGAAACTTTTCTTTTGAAGAGGTTCGGGTGGCAGTGGAAGGATGAAAGCCGGGAGGATCTGAGAAAATTTGCCATTCTTCGAGGTCTTTGTCATAAG GTAGGACTTGAGCTTGTTCCCAAAGACTATGATATAGACTCTCCATTTCCTTTCAAGAAGTCGGATATCATAAGCATGGTCCCCGTGTACAAG CATGTTGCATGCTCATCAGCGGATGGGCGTACGCTGCTGGAATCATCGAAAACTTCTCTGGATAAAGGCAAACTGGAGGATGCTGTAACTTTTGGAACTAAG GCACTCTCAAAACTCGTTTCTGTATGTGGTCCTTACCATCGAATGACAGCAGGTGCATACAGTCTCTTAGCTGTGGTACTCTACCACACTGGGGATTTTAATCag GCTACTATCTATCAACAAAAAGCTTTGGATATTAATGAAAGAGAACTTGGACTTGACCACCCAGATACAATGAAGAGTTATGGAGATTTAGCAGTTTTCTACTACCGACTTCAACACACAGAGTTGGCATTAAA GTATGTCAATCGTGCCCTCTATCTTTTGCATCTTACATGTGGACCTTCTCATCCAAATACTGCTGCAACATATATAAATGTTGCAATGATGGAGGAAGGTCTCGGAAATGTCCATGTGGCACTCAGGTACCTTCACGAGGCTCTTAAGTGTAACCAGAGACTTCTTGGAGCTGATCATATTCAA ACTGCTGCCAGCTATCATGCTATTGCAATTGCTCTTTCTTTAATGGAAGCATACTCCTTGAGTGTTCAACATGAGCAAACTACACTTCAGATACTGCAAGCTAAACTTGGACCCGATGATTTACGTACTCAG AATTTTCTGCAGGATGCTGCGGCATGGCTTGAGTATTTTGAATCTAAAGCACTTGAGCAGCAAGAAGCTGCACGAAATGGTACCCCGAAGCCTGATGCTTCTATCTCTAGCAAAGGCCATCTAAG TGTCTCGGATTTGTTGGATTACATAGCTCCAGATGCTGAGATGAAAGCTAGAGAAGCGCAAAAGAAGCAAGCTCGTGCAAAG GTTAAAGGCAAAGCAGGACAAAATGGGGGAATAGCTACCGATGAATTTGAGAAGGATGAACTTCTTTCTCCAACTAGTCCTGTTGTGGAGAACTCCAGTGATAAAGAGAACAAGTCGGAATTAGAGAACAAATCAGAATTGAAGATTGCAGAACCCACACCTAAGGAATCTGAACACATTTTGATAGAGCAGACACTACTGGAGAAAAATGACGATGTGATATTAGAGGATACCTCTGAGGAAGGATGGCAAGAGGCTTTACCCAAAGGTCGTTCAACAATGGGGCGTAAGATTTCTAGTTCTAGGAGACCTAACCTTGCAAAACTTAACACCAACTTCACGAATGCTTCCCATTTACCAAGAGCTCGAGGTAAAACCACTAATTTTCCTTCTCCAAGATTGACTCCAAATGAATCTGCGGCATCATCTGGGCTATCTCCTGCTTCAAAGAAGTTTGTGAAGAGTGCTAGTTTCAGCCCTAAGTTAAACAGCGCTGCTTCACCATCTGGTGGTACTGAGAGATCTTCTAAGCCCAAATCGGCACCGCTCACCCCTGCTCAAGCTGAACAAGTTGTCAAAACTAATTCAATTGTCAGCTCAATCAGTGTTCAGGCAGCTGGAAAActgttttcttacaaagaagTTGCTTTAGCTCCACCTGGTACCATTGTGAAAGCAGTGGCAGAGCAATTGCCAAAGGATAGTAATTCAGAACAAAACAAGGAGACTGTGGCAACTGATTCAACTCTACCGACAACAGCGAGGACCAATGATGGAGAAAAGGCTCAGAAAGTCGGTGAAGAGAAGCAACATGATGATTCCGGTGAGAAAACCAATCAAGCAGTCAATGACGCTCAACAAAGTAAAGAGAAAGCACCTGTATCATCCGAATCTTCTGAGGGGACAAAAGCTGACACTTCTGGGGAGAAGGACGGAGTTGTCACAGCTTCTACAAATAGCTCCGTTCCGGGTATCCAAAATAATGGTTCCAGTGATTCAAATGCTACTTCCAAAGTCAATATTCTGGAAAGCAAAGCTGCTACTGATTTAGTGACAGAGAAGGATGCTTGTCTTACAAATGAAGGAGCTGCAGTTAAGGAAAAGAATGATGATGAACCTGGTGATCTAGGAAGTGTCACATTGCCAACTGGAGTAGATAAAGATATTACTAGCAATGCTAGTACCGTGCCTACTGAATCAGACCAGCAAAGTGATTCTGAGACTGTAAAAGAAGCATCCAAGAAACTTTCGGCAGCTGCACCACCATTTAATCCATCACCCATTCCAGTTTTTGGCACTATCCCAGCACCAGGTTTCAAGGAGCATGGAGGAATATTGCCCCCTCCTGTGAATATCCCTCCTTTGCTTCCTCTGAGTCCTGTTCGTAGATCACCACATCAGTCAGCAACAGCACGAGTTCCGTATGGTCCACGCTTGTCAGGTGGCTATGGTAGGTCTGGAAATCGAGTTCCACGAAACAAGCCTGCTTTTCTCAATGCTGAACCTAATGGGGATGCCAGCCATTTCGCTATTCCTAGAATCATGAACCCACATGCAGCTGAGTTTGTCCCTGGACAACCATGGGTTCCAAATGGCTTTCCGGTTGCTCCAAATGGTTACATGGCTTCACCAAATGGTATGCCTGTTTCACCAAATGGATACCCGATATCACCAAATAGCATACCAGTATCTCCAGATGGTTCTCCAGCATCCTTGAACAGTACACCAGTGACTGAAGACGGAATTTCCATATCTCCAATTGAAGCAGGAGAATCCCCTTTAGCTGTGACTGTGGAAGAAGCTGCTGAAAATCACGATAAAGCGGTGGTTGGTGGGACTGAAGTGGAAACCTCCAGTAGTTTGGTAACTGATGAGACAGAAAGTCAGCAGATCATGCAGGATCAGGAAGATGTAGAAAAACTACATGACATTCCTAACGATGATGAGAAATCACCGTGTGAAAATGGAGAAATGTCTGTAGATACTCCTGCACTATCTGATGAGATTACTGCTTCAAAAGAAACGTGTAATACTGTCGTTCTTGAGGAGAAAGGAACCAAGCGTTGGGGAGATTATAGTGACGGTGAAAATGAGGTTGTTGAGGTAGCAAGTTGA
- the LOC101252601 gene encoding protein REDUCED CHLOROPLAST COVERAGE 2 isoform X2, with amino-acid sequence MAPKTGKAKPHKAKGEKKKKEEKVLPNVIEITVETPNDSQVMLKGISTDKILDVRKLLAVNVETCHVTNYSLSHEVRGTRLKDSVEIVSLKPCHLSLVEEDYTEEQSVAHIRRLLDIVACTTSFAGSSSSTKTTGRTGTEPGSENALSEPKSGKTKPQEPKKAGAKPSKPDGVAAVCDGVDAGEAAEKGDPAMMCPPPRLGQFYDFFSFAHLTPPIQYIRRSSRPFLEDKTEDDFFQIDVRICSGKPTTIVASRTGFYPAGKRALSSHSLVGLLQQLSRVFDAAYKVLMKGFTEHNKFGNLPYGFRANTWVVPPFVADYPATFPPLPMEDEHWGGNGGGQGRDGKHDHRPWAKEFAILAAMPCKTAEERQIRDRKAFLLHSLFVDVSVLKAVASIKHLVDNSSSSTIPYEEKIGDLLISVSKDIPDASKKLDNKNDGIQVLGMSPEDLAKRNLLKGITADESATVHDTSTLGVVVVRHCGYTAIVKVAAEVNWGTNPIPLDIEIDDQAEGGANALNVNSLRMLLHKSSTPQPSSQVHKLQGTDVEDVLATKSLVRQVLDDSLQKLQEEDSKQVKSIRWELGACWVQHLQNQASGKVESKKTDEAKVEPAVKGLGKHGGLLKEIKKKSDDKSSKASSGNEVSSGDANNKELEKLDEEMEILWKKVLPEAAYLRLKESETVLHLKSPDELISMAHKYYADTALPKLVADFGSLELSPVDGRTLTDFMHTRGLQMCSLGRVVELADKLPHVQSLCIHEMVVRAYKHILQAVVAAVDNIANVAASIASCLNVLLGTPSAENGDSDDDLKWKWIETFLLKRFGWQWKDESREDLRKFAILRGLCHKVGLELVPKDYDIDSPFPFKKSDIISMVPVYKHVACSSADGRTLLESSKTSLDKGKLEDAVTFGTKALSKLVSVCGPYHRMTAGAYSLLAVVLYHTGDFNQATIYQQKALDINERELGLDHPDTMKSYGDLAVFYYRLQHTELALKYVNRALYLLHLTCGPSHPNTAATYINVAMMEEGLGNVHVALRYLHEALKCNQRLLGADHIQTAASYHAIAIALSLMEAYSLSVQHEQTTLQILQAKLGPDDLRTQDAAAWLEYFESKALEQQEAARNGTPKPDASISSKGHLSVSDLLDYIAPDAEMKAREAQKKQARAKVKGKAGQNGGIATDEFEKDELLSPTSPVVENSSDKENKSELENKSELKIAEPTPKESEHILIEQTLLEKNDDVILEDTSEEGWQEALPKGRSTMGRKISSSRRPNLAKLNTNFTNASHLPRARGKTTNFPSPRLTPNESAASSGLSPASKKFVKSASFSPKLNSAASPSGGTERSSKPKSAPLTPAQAEQVVKTNSIVSSISVQAAGKLFSYKEVALAPPGTIVKAVAEQLPKDSNSEQNKETVATDSTLPTTARTNDGEKAQKVGEEKQHDDSGEKTNQAVNDAQQSKEKAPVSSESSEGTKADTSGEKDGVVTASTNSSVPGIQNNGSSDSNATSKVNILESKAATDLVTEKDACLTNEGAAVKEKNDDEPGDLGSVTLPTGVDKDITSNASTVPTESDQQSDSETVKEASKKLSAAAPPFNPSPIPVFGTIPAPGFKEHGGILPPPVNIPPLLPLSPVRRSPHQSATARVPYGPRLSGGYGRSGNRVPRNKPAFLNAEPNGDASHFAIPRIMNPHAAEFVPGQPWVPNGFPVAPNGYMASPNGMPVSPNGYPISPNSIPVSPDGSPASLNSTPVTEDGISISPIEAGESPLAVTVEEAAENHDKAVVGGTEVETSSSLVTDETESQQIMQDQEDVEKLHDIPNDDEKSPCENGEMSVDTPALSDEITASKETCNTVVLEEKGTKRWGDYSDGENEVVEVAS; translated from the exons TTCTGCCAAATGTTATAGAGATAACGGTAGAAACACCCAACGACTCACAAGTGATGCTTAAG GGGATATCAACGGACAAGATTTTAGATGTGAGAAAGCTCTTAGCCGTCAATGTAGAGACATGTCACGTGACCAATTACTCCTTGTCACATGAg GTGAGAGGAACAAGGCTAAAAGATTCGGTGGAAATTGTGTCGCTAAAACCGTGCCACCTCAGCTTAGTCGAAG AGGATTATACAGAAGAACAGTCAGTGGCGCATATCAGAAGACTTCTCGACATAGTTGCATGCACCACTTCTTTCGCCGGTTCATCTTCTTCAACCAAAACCACCGGTCGAACCGGTACTGAACCCGGTTCAGAAAATGCACTCTCCGAACCTAAATCAGGCAAGACCAAACCTCAGGAACCGAAGAAGGCCGGCGCTAAACCGTCAAAGCCAGATGGCGTCGCCGCCGTATGTGACGGCGTCGATGCCGGTGAAGCGGCGGAGAAAGGTGACCCCGCGATGATGTGTCCTCCGCCGCGACTAGGACAGTTCTATGATTTCTTCTCGTTTGCTCATCTCACTCCTCCGATCCaat ATATTAGGAGATCAAGTCGACCATTCCTTGAGGATAAAACAGAAGATGATTTTTTCCAAATAGAT GTCCGAATCTGCAGTGGCAAGCCAACAACAATTGTTGCTTCTAGGACAGGTTTCTATCCTGCTGGAAAACGCGCTCTTTCAAGTCACTCTTTGGTTGGATTGTTGCAACAATTAAGTCGAGTTTTTGATGCT GCATACAAGGTTCTCATGAAAGGATTCACTGAGCATAATAAG TTTGGGAATCTTCCTTATGGTTTTCGAGCAAACACATGGGTTGTCCCTCCTTTTGTTGCTGACTATCCAGCTACTTTTCCACCACTTCCCATGGAAGATGAGCATTGGGGAGGAAACGGAGGTGGACAGGGAAGAGATGGTAAGCATGATCATAGGCCGTGGGCGAAGGAATTTGCTATCCTGGCTGCAATGCCTTGTAAAACAGCGGAAGAAAGGCAAATTAGAGATAGGAAAGCGTTTCTACTGCACAGTCTATTTGTCGATGTATCAGTTCTCAAAGCAGTTGCTTCCATAAAGCATCTAGTGGACAACAGCTCTAGTTCTACAATTCCATACGAGGAAAAAATTGGTGATCTTCTTATCTCTGTGTCAAAAGACATTCCCGATGCGAGCAAGAAATTGGACAACAAAAACGATGGCATTCAGGTGCTAGGCATGTCGCCTGAGGATCTTGCAAAGAGAAACTTACTAAAAGGCATAACTGCAGATGAGAGTGCAACTGTTCAT GATACTTCTACCTTGGGTGTAGTGGTGGTTAGACATTGTGGCTACACAGCTATCGTAAAAGTTGCAGCTGAGGTGAACTGGGGGACAAATCCCATTCCTCTGGATATTGAAATAGATGATCAGGCAGAGGGAGGTGCAAATGCGTTGAACGTTAACAG CTTGAGAATGCTATTGCACAAGTCATCAACTCCTCAGCCATCTAGCCAAGTACATAAATTACAAGGCACAGATGTCGAAGACGTTCTAGCTACTAAGTCTTTAGTAAGACAAGTGCTCGACGATAGCTTGCAGAAGTTACAGGAAGAAGACAGTAAACAAGTGAAATCTATTAGATGGGAGCTGGGTGCATGTTGGGTGCAACATCTGCAAAATCAAGCCTCCGGGAAAGTTGAGTCTAAGAAAACTGATGAAGCTAAAGTAGAGCCAGCGGTAAAGGGTCTTGGAAAGCATGGTGGTCTGCTGAAGGAAATTAAGAAGAAGTCAGATGACAAGAGCAGCAAAGCCAGTTCAGGGAACGAAGTTTCTTCAGGTGATGCTAACAATAAAGAGCTAGAGAAGCTAGACGAGGAAATGGAAATTCTTTGGAAAAAGGTGCTACCTGAAGCAGCATATTTGCGCCTAAAGGAATCAGAAACTGTTCTTCACCTTAAG TCACCCGACGAGTTGATCAGTATGGCACATAAATACTACGCTGATACTGCCCTTCCAAAACTG GTTGCTGATTTTGGGTCACTGGAGCTTTCACCCGTCGATGGAAGGACACTGACAGATTTCATGCACACCAGGGGTTTGCAAATGTGCTCCTTGGGGCGCGTG GTGGAACTTGCAGACAAACTTCCTCACGTTCAATCTCTTTGTATTCACGAGATGGTTGTTCGAGCTTACAAACACATACTGCAGGCTGTTGTGGCAGCAGTTGATAATATTGCTAATGTGGCTGCATCAATAGCTTCTTGTTTAAATGTATTGCTCGGGACTCCGTCTGCAGAAAATGGTGATTCAGATGATGACTTGAAATGGAAGTGGATAGAAACTTTTCTTTTGAAGAGGTTCGGGTGGCAGTGGAAGGATGAAAGCCGGGAGGATCTGAGAAAATTTGCCATTCTTCGAGGTCTTTGTCATAAG GTAGGACTTGAGCTTGTTCCCAAAGACTATGATATAGACTCTCCATTTCCTTTCAAGAAGTCGGATATCATAAGCATGGTCCCCGTGTACAAG CATGTTGCATGCTCATCAGCGGATGGGCGTACGCTGCTGGAATCATCGAAAACTTCTCTGGATAAAGGCAAACTGGAGGATGCTGTAACTTTTGGAACTAAG GCACTCTCAAAACTCGTTTCTGTATGTGGTCCTTACCATCGAATGACAGCAGGTGCATACAGTCTCTTAGCTGTGGTACTCTACCACACTGGGGATTTTAATCag GCTACTATCTATCAACAAAAAGCTTTGGATATTAATGAAAGAGAACTTGGACTTGACCACCCAGATACAATGAAGAGTTATGGAGATTTAGCAGTTTTCTACTACCGACTTCAACACACAGAGTTGGCATTAAA GTATGTCAATCGTGCCCTCTATCTTTTGCATCTTACATGTGGACCTTCTCATCCAAATACTGCTGCAACATATATAAATGTTGCAATGATGGAGGAAGGTCTCGGAAATGTCCATGTGGCACTCAGGTACCTTCACGAGGCTCTTAAGTGTAACCAGAGACTTCTTGGAGCTGATCATATTCAA ACTGCTGCCAGCTATCATGCTATTGCAATTGCTCTTTCTTTAATGGAAGCATACTCCTTGAGTGTTCAACATGAGCAAACTACACTTCAGATACTGCAAGCTAAACTTGGACCCGATGATTTACGTACTCAG GATGCTGCGGCATGGCTTGAGTATTTTGAATCTAAAGCACTTGAGCAGCAAGAAGCTGCACGAAATGGTACCCCGAAGCCTGATGCTTCTATCTCTAGCAAAGGCCATCTAAG TGTCTCGGATTTGTTGGATTACATAGCTCCAGATGCTGAGATGAAAGCTAGAGAAGCGCAAAAGAAGCAAGCTCGTGCAAAG GTTAAAGGCAAAGCAGGACAAAATGGGGGAATAGCTACCGATGAATTTGAGAAGGATGAACTTCTTTCTCCAACTAGTCCTGTTGTGGAGAACTCCAGTGATAAAGAGAACAAGTCGGAATTAGAGAACAAATCAGAATTGAAGATTGCAGAACCCACACCTAAGGAATCTGAACACATTTTGATAGAGCAGACACTACTGGAGAAAAATGACGATGTGATATTAGAGGATACCTCTGAGGAAGGATGGCAAGAGGCTTTACCCAAAGGTCGTTCAACAATGGGGCGTAAGATTTCTAGTTCTAGGAGACCTAACCTTGCAAAACTTAACACCAACTTCACGAATGCTTCCCATTTACCAAGAGCTCGAGGTAAAACCACTAATTTTCCTTCTCCAAGATTGACTCCAAATGAATCTGCGGCATCATCTGGGCTATCTCCTGCTTCAAAGAAGTTTGTGAAGAGTGCTAGTTTCAGCCCTAAGTTAAACAGCGCTGCTTCACCATCTGGTGGTACTGAGAGATCTTCTAAGCCCAAATCGGCACCGCTCACCCCTGCTCAAGCTGAACAAGTTGTCAAAACTAATTCAATTGTCAGCTCAATCAGTGTTCAGGCAGCTGGAAAActgttttcttacaaagaagTTGCTTTAGCTCCACCTGGTACCATTGTGAAAGCAGTGGCAGAGCAATTGCCAAAGGATAGTAATTCAGAACAAAACAAGGAGACTGTGGCAACTGATTCAACTCTACCGACAACAGCGAGGACCAATGATGGAGAAAAGGCTCAGAAAGTCGGTGAAGAGAAGCAACATGATGATTCCGGTGAGAAAACCAATCAAGCAGTCAATGACGCTCAACAAAGTAAAGAGAAAGCACCTGTATCATCCGAATCTTCTGAGGGGACAAAAGCTGACACTTCTGGGGAGAAGGACGGAGTTGTCACAGCTTCTACAAATAGCTCCGTTCCGGGTATCCAAAATAATGGTTCCAGTGATTCAAATGCTACTTCCAAAGTCAATATTCTGGAAAGCAAAGCTGCTACTGATTTAGTGACAGAGAAGGATGCTTGTCTTACAAATGAAGGAGCTGCAGTTAAGGAAAAGAATGATGATGAACCTGGTGATCTAGGAAGTGTCACATTGCCAACTGGAGTAGATAAAGATATTACTAGCAATGCTAGTACCGTGCCTACTGAATCAGACCAGCAAAGTGATTCTGAGACTGTAAAAGAAGCATCCAAGAAACTTTCGGCAGCTGCACCACCATTTAATCCATCACCCATTCCAGTTTTTGGCACTATCCCAGCACCAGGTTTCAAGGAGCATGGAGGAATATTGCCCCCTCCTGTGAATATCCCTCCTTTGCTTCCTCTGAGTCCTGTTCGTAGATCACCACATCAGTCAGCAACAGCACGAGTTCCGTATGGTCCACGCTTGTCAGGTGGCTATGGTAGGTCTGGAAATCGAGTTCCACGAAACAAGCCTGCTTTTCTCAATGCTGAACCTAATGGGGATGCCAGCCATTTCGCTATTCCTAGAATCATGAACCCACATGCAGCTGAGTTTGTCCCTGGACAACCATGGGTTCCAAATGGCTTTCCGGTTGCTCCAAATGGTTACATGGCTTCACCAAATGGTATGCCTGTTTCACCAAATGGATACCCGATATCACCAAATAGCATACCAGTATCTCCAGATGGTTCTCCAGCATCCTTGAACAGTACACCAGTGACTGAAGACGGAATTTCCATATCTCCAATTGAAGCAGGAGAATCCCCTTTAGCTGTGACTGTGGAAGAAGCTGCTGAAAATCACGATAAAGCGGTGGTTGGTGGGACTGAAGTGGAAACCTCCAGTAGTTTGGTAACTGATGAGACAGAAAGTCAGCAGATCATGCAGGATCAGGAAGATGTAGAAAAACTACATGACATTCCTAACGATGATGAGAAATCACCGTGTGAAAATGGAGAAATGTCTGTAGATACTCCTGCACTATCTGATGAGATTACTGCTTCAAAAGAAACGTGTAATACTGTCGTTCTTGAGGAGAAAGGAACCAAGCGTTGGGGAGATTATAGTGACGGTGAAAATGAGGTTGTTGAGGTAGCAAGTTGA